One region of Skermanella mucosa genomic DNA includes:
- the dusB gene encoding tRNA dihydrouridine synthase DusB, which yields MGINIGSIRVDDPVILAPMSGVSDMPFRRLVKRAGAGLVVSEMIASQAMIRASRQTMKMATNCAEEFPMAVQLAGCEPAVMAEAAKLNQDRGAALIDINFGCPVKKIVNGHAGSSLMRDEVHAARILEATVKAVDIPVTLKMRLGWDDSNRNAPNLARIAQECGIRMVTVHGRTRCQFYTGAADWKAIRRVKEVVSIPVIANGDMTTFEDVTRCLEDSGADGVMIGRGTYGRPWFIGQVIHYLRTGERLPDPRLENQLATLLEHYEAMLEHYGTDTGVKIARKHVSWYSKGLPGSAEFRAEVNRISDPAVVLDMIRSFYSPEIERMAA from the coding sequence ATGGGCATTAACATCGGATCCATCAGGGTTGACGACCCCGTCATCCTGGCCCCCATGTCGGGCGTGTCGGACATGCCGTTCCGCCGTCTGGTCAAGCGAGCCGGCGCCGGTCTCGTCGTGTCTGAGATGATCGCCAGCCAGGCGATGATCCGCGCGTCGCGCCAGACCATGAAGATGGCGACCAACTGCGCCGAGGAATTTCCCATGGCCGTGCAGCTCGCCGGGTGCGAGCCGGCGGTCATGGCGGAAGCGGCCAAACTGAACCAGGACCGGGGCGCCGCGCTGATCGACATCAATTTTGGCTGCCCGGTGAAGAAGATCGTCAACGGCCATGCCGGATCGTCCCTGATGCGGGACGAGGTCCACGCCGCCCGCATCCTGGAGGCGACGGTCAAGGCGGTGGACATCCCGGTCACGCTGAAGATGCGGCTGGGCTGGGACGACTCGAACCGCAACGCTCCCAACTTGGCCCGTATTGCACAGGAATGCGGCATCAGGATGGTCACGGTCCACGGGCGCACCCGGTGCCAGTTCTATACCGGCGCCGCGGACTGGAAGGCGATCCGCCGGGTGAAGGAGGTCGTCTCGATACCGGTCATCGCCAACGGCGACATGACCACCTTCGAGGACGTGACCCGTTGCCTGGAGGACTCGGGCGCCGACGGCGTCATGATCGGACGCGGGACCTATGGCCGCCCCTGGTTCATCGGCCAGGTGATCCATTACCTGCGCACCGGTGAGCGCTTGCCCGACCCGCGGCTCGAGAATCAACTCGCCACGCTTCTCGAACATTACGAGGCAATGCTGGAACATTACGGTACCGACACCGGTGTCAAGATCGCCCGCAAGCATGTCTCCTGGTACAGCAAGGGGTTGCCCGGCTCGGCGGAGTTCCGTGCCGAAGTCAACCGCATCTCCGATCCGGCCGTCGTGCTCGACATGATCCGGTCCTTCTATTCCCCCGAAATCGAACGGATGGCAGCCTGA
- a CDS encoding cytochrome C assembly family protein encodes MFQNVMFSLTALLALMPASLLAYMRDGFRQGRGPDAVFWAVLFVAVAGPLAWSVVQLDGTWRTGLSTTLWVSITACMVLYAGLCLTTRSGWRLMPLLLPYLVLVGLFATATAEAPDPTLSASAPTVWVDLHIGVSVTTYALLTLAAVSALAAFLQERALKAKRPTALTRMLPPMADSEQLQGRLLVASEIVLGLGLATGMSVLYFEQGVLFRVDHKTVLSVATFLVIGGLLIAHAATGVRGKRAARFVLLAFLLLTLGYPGVKFVTDILIS; translated from the coding sequence ATGTTCCAAAACGTGATGTTCAGCCTGACCGCCCTGCTGGCATTGATGCCGGCCTCGCTGTTGGCATACATGCGCGACGGATTCCGGCAGGGCAGGGGACCGGACGCAGTGTTCTGGGCCGTCCTGTTCGTGGCCGTCGCCGGCCCGCTCGCCTGGTCCGTGGTCCAACTCGACGGTACATGGCGCACCGGGCTATCCACGACGCTTTGGGTCAGCATCACGGCTTGCATGGTGCTGTACGCCGGCCTGTGCCTGACCACCCGCTCCGGCTGGCGGCTGATGCCGCTGCTGCTGCCCTATCTGGTGCTGGTCGGCCTGTTCGCGACCGCCACCGCCGAAGCGCCGGACCCGACGCTGAGCGCCTCGGCCCCGACCGTCTGGGTCGACCTGCATATCGGGGTTTCCGTCACGACCTACGCCCTGCTGACCCTGGCCGCGGTCTCGGCCCTGGCGGCCTTCCTGCAGGAGCGGGCGCTGAAAGCGAAGCGCCCGACGGCGCTGACCCGCATGCTGCCGCCCATGGCCGACAGCGAGCAGCTCCAGGGACGCTTGCTGGTGGCGTCGGAGATCGTGCTCGGCCTCGGCTTGGCGACCGGCATGTCGGTCCTGTACTTCGAGCAAGGTGTCCTGTTTCGAGTCGACCACAAGACAGTTCTTTCTGTCGCCACTTTCCTCGTCATCGGTGGGCTGCTGATCGCCCATGCCGCGACCGGCGTGCGGGGCAAACGGGCCGCCCGCTTTGTACTTCTTGCTTTTCTTCTGCTCACATTGGGCTATCCCGGCGTCAAATTCGTCACGGATATTTTAATTTCCTAA
- a CDS encoding bifunctional 2-C-methyl-D-erythritol 4-phosphate cytidylyltransferase/2-C-methyl-D-erythritol 2,4-cyclodiphosphate synthase — translation MTPCVALIVAAGSGERFGGDRPKQYQDLGGRAVLHHTVGAFLRHACVDAVQVVIQPAHRELYDAAVAGLDLPEPVAGGATRQESVRLGLERLAARDPAPAFVLIHDAARPLVSEATVQAVRDRLDAVPAAIAAVPVTDTLKRGTGGLVSGTIERAGLWRAQTPQGFRFPEILRAHRELAGAELTDDAAVAERAGLEVALVEGNAENLKVTNRDDLAQAAMLMNASLPSLPPDVRTGMGYDVHRFSPGDHVVLCGVEVPHEARLEGHSDADVGLHALTDAILGALAAGDIGSHFPPSDPQWRGADSALFLRHAVGMVRERGGVIAHADVTLICERPKIGPHREAMVARMAELLGIAPDRVSVKATTTERLGFTGRGEGIAAQAVATIRLPAT, via the coding sequence ATGACCCCATGCGTGGCGCTGATCGTCGCCGCCGGCAGCGGAGAACGCTTCGGCGGCGACCGCCCCAAACAATACCAGGATTTGGGGGGCCGTGCCGTGCTGCACCATACGGTCGGCGCGTTTCTTCGCCATGCCTGCGTCGATGCCGTCCAGGTGGTGATCCAACCCGCCCACCGCGAGCTTTATGATGCCGCGGTCGCCGGCCTGGATCTGCCCGAACCCGTCGCCGGGGGCGCGACCCGCCAGGAGTCGGTGCGTCTCGGGCTGGAGCGGCTGGCCGCCCGCGACCCGGCGCCCGCCTTCGTGCTGATCCACGACGCCGCACGGCCGCTGGTGAGCGAGGCCACCGTCCAGGCGGTCCGGGACAGGCTGGACGCGGTACCCGCCGCGATCGCCGCCGTTCCAGTGACGGACACGCTGAAGCGCGGCACCGGCGGCCTTGTCAGCGGCACGATCGAGCGCGCCGGCCTATGGCGCGCCCAGACGCCGCAGGGCTTCCGCTTCCCGGAGATCCTGCGGGCGCATCGGGAACTGGCCGGTGCCGAACTGACCGACGACGCGGCGGTGGCCGAGCGGGCGGGCTTGGAAGTGGCCCTGGTGGAAGGCAACGCGGAAAACCTCAAGGTGACCAATCGAGACGACCTGGCGCAGGCCGCCATGCTGATGAACGCCTCCCTGCCCTCCCTGCCGCCGGACGTTCGGACCGGGATGGGCTATGACGTCCACCGGTTCTCGCCCGGCGACCATGTGGTGCTGTGCGGCGTCGAGGTGCCCCACGAGGCGCGGCTGGAAGGCCATTCCGACGCCGACGTGGGGCTGCATGCCCTGACCGACGCGATCCTGGGCGCGCTGGCCGCCGGCGACATCGGCAGCCATTTTCCGCCCAGCGATCCGCAGTGGCGCGGCGCCGACAGCGCCCTGTTCCTGCGCCACGCGGTCGGAATGGTCCGCGAGCGCGGCGGCGTGATCGCCCACGCCGACGTGACGCTGATCTGCGAGCGACCGAAGATCGGCCCGCACCGGGAGGCGATGGTCGCCCGCATGGCCGAGCTGCTGGGGATCGCGCCCGACCGGGTCAGCGTCAAGGCGACGACCACCGAGCGTCTGGGCTTCACCGGCCGGGGCGAAGGCATCGCGGCGCAGGCGGTGGCCACCATCCGCCTGCCGGCGACCTGA
- a CDS encoding CinA family protein, with protein MLPEDVLDRARAVLAAFDAAGLRLATAESCTGGLIAAALTEIAGSSSVVERGFVTYSNEAKTELLGVPSDLIGRVGAVSAEVAEAMAAGAVAHSRADAAVAVTGIAGPGGATPGKPVGLVYFGVARRGGALRHERRVFEGDRSAVRRAAVLFALELAAGVAAQGVR; from the coding sequence ATGTTGCCCGAAGACGTCCTGGACCGCGCCCGAGCCGTCCTCGCCGCCTTTGACGCGGCGGGGCTGAGGCTGGCGACCGCGGAGTCCTGCACCGGCGGCCTGATCGCCGCCGCCCTGACGGAGATCGCCGGCTCGTCCAGCGTGGTGGAGCGAGGCTTCGTGACCTATTCCAACGAGGCGAAGACGGAACTGCTGGGCGTGCCGTCCGACCTGATCGGCCGGGTCGGCGCCGTGAGCGCCGAGGTGGCGGAGGCGATGGCGGCCGGCGCGGTCGCCCACTCCCGGGCCGATGCCGCCGTGGCAGTCACCGGCATCGCCGGGCCGGGCGGCGCCACGCCGGGCAAGCCGGTCGGCCTGGTCTATTTCGGGGTCGCCCGGCGTGGCGGCGCGCTTCGCCACGAGCGCAGGGTGTTCGAGGGCGACCGGTCGGCGGTGCGGCGGGCGGCGGTGTTGTTCGCGCTGGAACTGGCCGCCGGGGTAGCGGCTCAGGGCGTCAGGTAG
- a CDS encoding DNA/RNA non-specific endonuclease: MRRFGPSTGLQPQRVVQTPRPIEDYAGRSGYDPSFVDAAQPLPLPGTEAWEVAGVDPMALSDGDDPHEVKYTHFSVKVSTKRRLPLFSAVNIDGAKSDRTVKRTNIWRFDPRIGREFQILDGVYGNDKEGFFSRGHMTRREDPNWGDKKTAKLADADTFHATNACPQRQSFNGGIWLGLEDYILDNTDRENIRISVITGPVFQEDDPLYYDVPIPLEFWKVVVFTNAPTRQLTAIGYKRSQARLLPARRRRFIFGDFQDSQVSIAGLSEDTGLDFGAYVPFDVLEKGDPGMQIALASVKDLYLTP; this comes from the coding sequence ATGCGTCGCTTCGGTCCCTCCACTGGTCTTCAGCCTCAGCGCGTCGTGCAGACGCCCCGGCCGATCGAGGACTATGCCGGCCGCAGCGGGTACGACCCGTCGTTCGTGGATGCGGCGCAGCCGCTCCCCTTGCCCGGAACCGAAGCCTGGGAAGTCGCCGGCGTCGATCCAATGGCCCTGTCGGACGGTGACGATCCCCACGAGGTCAAATACACACATTTCTCGGTCAAGGTCTCGACGAAGCGACGGCTGCCGCTCTTCAGTGCCGTCAACATCGACGGCGCCAAGTCCGACCGGACGGTCAAGCGCACGAACATCTGGCGGTTCGATCCCCGGATAGGGCGGGAATTCCAGATCCTCGACGGCGTCTACGGCAACGACAAGGAAGGTTTCTTCAGCCGCGGCCACATGACCCGCCGGGAGGATCCGAACTGGGGGGACAAGAAGACCGCCAAGCTGGCCGACGCCGACACCTTCCACGCCACCAATGCCTGCCCGCAGCGGCAGTCGTTCAACGGCGGCATATGGCTCGGGCTGGAGGACTATATCCTCGACAACACCGATCGGGAGAACATCCGGATCTCGGTCATCACGGGACCGGTGTTCCAGGAGGACGACCCGCTCTATTACGACGTCCCGATCCCTCTGGAGTTCTGGAAGGTCGTGGTCTTCACCAACGCGCCTACCCGCCAGCTCACCGCCATAGGCTACAAGCGCTCCCAGGCCCGCCTGCTGCCGGCCCGGCGGCGGCGTTTCATCTTCGGGGATTTCCAGGATTCGCAGGTCAGCATCGCCGGTCTGTCCGAAGACACGGGATTGGATTTCGGTGCCTACGTGCCGTTCGACGTGCTGGAGAAGGGCGATCCCGGCATGCAGATCGCCCTCGCGAGCGTCAAGGACCTCTACCTGACGCCCTGA
- a CDS encoding type II toxin-antitoxin system RatA family toxin: protein MPTHAEKRVLPYKPEQMYDLVADIERYPEFLPWCLAARIRKREGDVIYADLIIGFKMIRERFTSRVTLSPPDRIDVSYTEGPFSYLNNHWMFLPTEDGGCLIDFYVDFEFRSKMLQKIIGVLFNEAVRRMVAAFEGRARQLYGDGTTTVGTTTSTPA from the coding sequence ATGCCGACACACGCAGAGAAGCGGGTACTGCCCTACAAGCCGGAGCAGATGTACGACCTCGTGGCCGACATCGAGCGGTATCCGGAGTTTCTCCCCTGGTGCCTCGCGGCCCGGATCCGCAAGCGGGAAGGAGACGTGATCTACGCCGACCTGATCATCGGGTTCAAGATGATCCGGGAGCGCTTCACGTCACGCGTGACCCTGAGCCCGCCCGACCGGATCGACGTCTCCTACACCGAAGGCCCGTTCAGCTACCTGAACAACCATTGGATGTTCCTGCCGACGGAAGACGGCGGCTGCCTGATCGACTTCTACGTCGATTTCGAGTTCCGCTCGAAGATGCTCCAGAAGATTATCGGCGTGCTGTTCAACGAGGCCGTCCGTCGCATGGTCGCCGCGTTCGAAGGACGGGCGCGCCAGCTTTACGGCGACGGCACAACCACGGTGGGCACCACGACCTCGACGCCGGCCTGA
- the lipA gene encoding lipoyl synthase — MTASPPIDRVRHPEKAHRPDNPVQRKPDWIRVKAPVSAEYAETRRLMRGLKLNTVCEEAACPNIGECWKKKHATFMILGAVCTRACAFCNVATGRPDLLDPHEPDNVAEAVGTLGLEHVVITSVDRDDLDDGGADHFARTIRRIRETAPGTTIEILTPDFMRKKGAVEHVARALPDVFNHNLETVPRLYPTIRPGARYFTSLNLLSRAKELEPGLFTKSGIMVGLGETKEEVLQVMDDLRAADVDFLTIGQYLQPTPKHAAVDRFVTPDEFASYAAIARGKGFLMVSSSPLTRSSYHAGDDFRRMRDARDAKLAAAAAS; from the coding sequence ATGACCGCATCCCCCCCGATCGACCGCGTCCGCCATCCGGAAAAGGCCCACCGGCCGGATAACCCGGTGCAGCGCAAACCGGACTGGATCAGGGTCAAGGCTCCGGTTTCGGCGGAGTACGCCGAGACGCGGCGCCTGATGCGCGGACTGAAGCTGAACACCGTCTGCGAAGAGGCGGCCTGCCCGAACATCGGCGAGTGCTGGAAGAAGAAGCACGCCACCTTCATGATCCTGGGCGCCGTCTGCACCCGCGCCTGCGCCTTCTGCAACGTGGCGACCGGACGCCCGGACCTCCTGGACCCGCACGAACCTGACAACGTCGCCGAAGCCGTCGGTACGCTGGGCCTGGAGCACGTCGTCATCACCTCGGTCGACCGCGACGACCTGGACGACGGTGGCGCCGACCACTTCGCCCGCACCATCCGCCGCATCCGCGAGACCGCTCCCGGCACCACGATCGAGATCCTGACGCCCGACTTCATGCGCAAGAAGGGTGCGGTGGAGCATGTCGCCAGGGCGCTTCCGGACGTGTTCAACCACAATCTGGAAACCGTGCCGCGGCTTTATCCGACGATCCGTCCCGGCGCCCGTTACTTTACCTCCCTCAATCTGTTGTCCCGTGCGAAGGAGCTGGAACCCGGCCTCTTCACGAAGTCCGGCATCATGGTCGGGCTTGGCGAGACCAAGGAAGAGGTGCTGCAGGTGATGGACGACCTTCGGGCGGCCGACGTGGATTTCCTGACCATCGGCCAGTATCTCCAGCCCACGCCCAAGCATGCCGCGGTGGACCGCTTCGTCACGCCGGACGAGTTCGCCAGCTACGCGGCGATCGCGCGCGGCAAGGGCTTCCTGATGGTTTCCAGTTCGCCGCTGACCCGCTCGTCCTACCATGCGGGCGACGATTTCCGACGGATGCGCGACGCGCGCGACGCCAAGCTTGCCGCGGCCGCCGCCTCCTAA
- the lpdA gene encoding dihydrolipoyl dehydrogenase, which yields MADTQFDLIVIGGGPGGYVAAIRAAQLGMKTAVVEREHLGGICLNWGCIPTKALLRSAEVSHLLHHLDEYGFSAKEVSFDLQKVVKRSRGVASQLSGGVKHLLKKNKVTVIDGHATLLGKGRIKVEKDGTTTVGEFQAKHIIIATGARAREFPNMKADGKLVWTYRHAMVPDAMPKSILVIGSGAIGIEFASFYLNMGAKVTVAEMVDRILPAEDEEISAMARKSFEKQGMKIYTGAKVGEFQKGADSVTTTIEAKGKTETITVDRVILAVGIVGNVENIGLENTKVKTEKSHILVNEWLETDEPGLYAIGDVVGAPWLAHKASHEGVICVEHIAGIKEAHPIDVRNIPGCTYSHPQVASVGLSEAKAKEAGYEVKVGRFPFIGNGKAIALGEPEGMVKTVFDAKTGELLGAHMIGAEVTELIQGYGIAKTMETTEAELMHTIFPHPTLSEMMHESVLAAYGRAIHY from the coding sequence GTGGCTGATACTCAATTCGACCTCATCGTCATCGGCGGCGGACCCGGCGGCTACGTCGCCGCGATCCGGGCGGCACAGCTCGGCATGAAGACCGCCGTCGTGGAACGCGAGCACCTGGGCGGCATCTGCCTGAACTGGGGCTGCATCCCGACCAAGGCACTGCTGCGTTCTGCCGAGGTGTCGCACCTGCTGCACCACCTGGACGAATACGGCTTCTCCGCCAAGGAGGTCAGCTTCGACCTCCAGAAAGTGGTCAAGCGGTCGCGCGGCGTCGCCTCCCAGCTCTCCGGCGGCGTCAAGCACCTGTTGAAGAAGAACAAGGTCACCGTCATCGACGGCCATGCCACCCTGCTCGGCAAGGGCAGGATCAAGGTCGAGAAGGACGGCACCACCACCGTCGGCGAGTTCCAGGCCAAGCACATCATCATCGCGACCGGCGCCCGCGCCCGCGAGTTCCCGAACATGAAGGCCGACGGCAAGCTGGTCTGGACCTATCGCCACGCGATGGTTCCCGACGCCATGCCCAAGTCGATCCTGGTGATCGGCTCCGGAGCAATCGGCATCGAGTTCGCCAGCTTCTACCTGAACATGGGCGCCAAGGTGACCGTGGCCGAGATGGTCGACCGCATCCTCCCCGCGGAGGACGAGGAGATCAGCGCCATGGCCCGAAAGTCGTTCGAGAAGCAGGGCATGAAGATCTACACCGGCGCCAAGGTCGGTGAGTTCCAGAAGGGCGCCGACAGCGTCACCACCACCATCGAGGCCAAGGGGAAGACCGAGACCATCACGGTGGACCGGGTCATCCTCGCGGTCGGGATCGTCGGCAACGTCGAGAACATCGGCCTCGAGAACACCAAGGTGAAGACCGAGAAGTCGCACATCCTGGTGAACGAGTGGCTGGAGACCGACGAACCCGGCCTTTACGCCATCGGCGACGTGGTCGGCGCGCCCTGGCTGGCCCACAAGGCAAGCCACGAGGGCGTGATCTGCGTCGAGCACATCGCCGGGATCAAGGAAGCCCACCCGATCGACGTCCGCAACATCCCGGGCTGCACCTACTCGCACCCGCAGGTGGCCAGCGTCGGCCTCAGCGAGGCGAAGGCGAAGGAGGCGGGCTACGAGGTCAAGGTCGGCCGCTTCCCGTTCATCGGCAACGGCAAGGCGATCGCGCTCGGCGAGCCCGAGGGCATGGTCAAGACGGTGTTCGACGCCAAGACCGGCGAGTTGCTGGGCGCCCACATGATCGGCGCCGAGGTGACCGAGCTGATCCAGGGTTATGGCATCGCCAAGACCATGGAGACGACCGAAGCCGAACTGATGCACACCATCTTCCCGCACCCGACGCTGTCGGAGATGATGCATGAGTCGGTCCTCGCCGCCTACGGTAGGGCGATCCACTACTGA